A single Acetivibrio cellulolyticus CD2 DNA region contains:
- a CDS encoding DUF4363 family protein, translating to MRNRTITYSLLGIILLLFVAYFTAQNIIFPLGQPIVNELNNIIEYAQQDKWAEAEESANKLVKDWDKVKYLLALNYAEADYSLFLDNLSRIQGAIKTKDDTETVSQALSTLKLWTNFTKVVPQP from the coding sequence TTGCGTAACAGGACTATTACTTACTCTCTTTTAGGGATTATTCTTTTACTTTTCGTTGCATACTTTACTGCTCAAAACATTATTTTCCCTTTAGGGCAACCTATAGTAAATGAACTTAATAACATAATTGAATATGCACAACAGGATAAGTGGGCTGAAGCTGAAGAATCAGCAAATAAGCTTGTTAAAGATTGGGATAAAGTAAAGTACCTCCTTGCCCTTAACTATGCGGAAGCAGACTATTCACTCTTTTTAGATAATCTCTCAAGAATTCAAGGTGCTATAAAGACAAAAGATGATACAGAAACAGTTAGTCAAGCATTATCAACATTAAAACTTTGGACAAACTTTACCAAGGTTGTCCCACAACCATAA
- a CDS encoding DUF421 domain-containing protein, producing MLQIIINSIIRAVVAYLLLLLVARLMGRKSLSQMTFFDFAVIITLGSVTASLAMGPNNTTASAATVLLTLGALAIITGYLHIKSAWVRKLSNSEPVTAIENGRIIDKNLKKVRYTMNELTTLLRQKNVFNLTDVYS from the coding sequence ATGCTTCAAATTATTATAAATTCTATTATCAGAGCAGTCGTTGCCTATCTGCTTCTTTTACTTGTTGCAAGGCTTATGGGTAGAAAAAGTCTTTCTCAGATGACTTTTTTCGACTTCGCTGTAATCATAACTTTAGGTTCAGTAACAGCCAGTCTTGCAATGGGACCGAATAACACAACGGCTTCTGCTGCAACTGTTCTTTTAACTCTTGGTGCTCTTGCGATTATAACCGGCTACCTGCATATAAAAAGTGCTTGGGTCAGAAAGCTCTCAAACAGTGAACCCGTTACAGCAATTGAAAACGGGAGGATTATTGACAAGAATTTAAAAAAGGTACGCTACACCATGAACGAGCTAACCACCTTACTGAGACAAAAAAATGTATTTAACTTAACTGATGTATACTCCTGA
- a CDS encoding CPBP family intramembrane glutamic endopeptidase, whose amino-acid sequence MAKVEGRNGMKQIIQALYIRPFSKKEMVYSIIGLLLVFICAGLVFSVSLLLNKFFGIKPLTTTPWFMEMQPFQGYERLLLLIWLPMFFFNIIGEEILWRRYIQSRLQGKYSWLLCSFLWLLFHIPFGIDLMIMLIPVIIIIPYIFNKTKNTLVGIFIHGFFNGPIFVLVALGFIK is encoded by the coding sequence ATGGCAAAAGTTGAAGGAAGAAATGGAATGAAACAAATAATCCAGGCATTATACATCCGACCTTTTTCTAAAAAGGAAATGGTATATTCAATTATTGGCCTTCTCCTAGTATTCATTTGCGCAGGACTGGTATTTTCAGTATCACTTTTGTTGAATAAGTTTTTTGGTATTAAACCGTTAACAACAACACCGTGGTTTATGGAAATGCAGCCATTCCAAGGATACGAAAGATTACTGCTGCTAATATGGCTGCCAATGTTCTTTTTCAACATAATCGGAGAGGAAATCCTGTGGCGCAGGTACATCCAATCAAGGCTTCAAGGCAAATATTCATGGCTGCTATGCTCCTTTTTGTGGCTATTATTTCACATACCTTTTGGAATTGATTTAATGATTATGCTTATCCCAGTTATAATTATTATCCCTTATATATTTAATAAAACAAAAAACACCCTCGTTGGAATTTTTATCCACGGGTTTTTCAATGGACCAATTTTTGTATTAGTCGCATTAGGATTTATAAAATAA
- a CDS encoding DUF421 domain-containing protein, with product MEALVYVARCAIVLLFSWFCVRLIGKKSISQLTSYDFTALMILANVAAEPLVFKISSKAFLGSLTIAVVAVVIGWISLQKRFYNFDAKPDIIIVNGKVDKEALKRNRMNLPFLLSLLRLQGYAKVSDVEFAIIEPDGNLSVIPASQSRPVTPNDLKLDTQYEGITLPLIIDGEIQYNNLKFAKLDSAWLNQEIKKSGASSSEEVFLAELDTTGKLNIDLFGDPIDNKPRMF from the coding sequence ATGGAAGCTTTGGTTTATGTAGCCCGTTGTGCTATTGTATTACTTTTTTCATGGTTTTGCGTAAGGCTTATCGGCAAAAAATCAATATCACAGTTAACATCTTATGATTTTACTGCATTAATGATACTGGCAAATGTCGCTGCTGAACCACTTGTATTTAAGATAAGTTCGAAGGCTTTTTTAGGTTCATTGACTATTGCGGTGGTTGCTGTTGTCATTGGCTGGATATCGTTACAAAAGAGGTTTTATAATTTTGATGCAAAACCAGATATTATCATCGTTAATGGAAAAGTTGACAAGGAAGCACTAAAGAGAAACAGAATGAACCTCCCTTTCTTATTATCACTGTTAAGATTGCAAGGATATGCAAAGGTTTCTGATGTAGAGTTTGCAATAATAGAGCCTGATGGCAACCTTTCGGTTATCCCTGCATCCCAGAGCCGTCCTGTTACACCTAATGACCTAAAACTGGATACACAATACGAAGGAATAACTCTCCCTCTAATAATCGATGGTGAAATACAATACAACAACCTTAAATTCGCCAAGCTTGATAGTGCATGGCTAAACCAGGAAATAAAAAAATCCGGAGCTTCAAGTAGTGAAGAAGTATTCTTAGCTGAATTAGATACTACTGGCAAGCTAAATATCGACCTTTTTGGAGACCCAATTGATAATAAGCCCAGAATGTTTTAG